A DNA window from Mangifera indica cultivar Alphonso unplaced genomic scaffold, CATAS_Mindica_2.1 Un_0006, whole genome shotgun sequence contains the following coding sequences:
- the LOC123205457 gene encoding uncharacterized protein LOC123205457 — protein sequence MSSSSVLNKQTTSLISDPSMHQNSMVATSRKTSGSSSSVLEHVEMEGGMEKRASWNSFFTPKKSNVKLEFFEPKGKDSKGRICVAPPQEVAEQGALRWNTCAVGFFLGKRPPFLTVKRALERVWKALGLIDVMTSGQGVFILKFQDMEGTTRAVEEGQITIQGQPFLVRKWTTNLPMVINDVKKVAIWIRMYGIPLEFWTPKGLSYIASAIGSPLYMDSVTEEGTRLEYARVCIEIEVDSGCPDSISLALPNGELMVIKVEYAWKPIKCNGCQCFGHSIANCSLAPKQGNNIISRNTLKEGDGFVVPKKMHGKDKMVLTPKGYDKKSKDKGVEMGKTTGISLQAQKSNRFSALTIKEPHELEKEKTMPNQEVNYEANVNEAKKEGKRCGGEASTSKEHFPPLVESVSARESEEGATNTIQHLSSLEDMDQEASPVMAPFGGKLKVDEMDFRK from the coding sequence atgtcttcttcttctgtgcTGAATAAGCAAACTACTTCTCTTATATCTGATCCCTCCATGCACCAAAATAGTATGGTTGCTACTTCAAGGAAAACGTCAGGTTCTTCTTCAAGTGTGTTGGAACATGTGGAGATGGAAGGAGGAATGGAGAAGAGGGCTTCATGGAACTCTTTCTTCACTCCTAAGAAGTCCAATGTGAAGTTGgaattttttgaacctaaagggaaagaCTCTAAGGGGCGGATTTGTGTGGCCCCCCCTCAAGAAGTTGCTGAACAAGGTGCATTGAGATGGAATACATGTGCTGTAGGcttcttccttggcaaaagaccaCCATTCTTGACGGTCAAAAGAGCTTTGGAGAGGGTGTGGAAAGCTTTAGGCCTCATAGATGTCATGACTTCGGGCCAAGGTGTTTTCATCCTAAAGTTCCAAGATATGGAGGGAACTACAAGAGCTGTGGAAGAGGGGCAGATTACCATACAAGGACAACCATTTCTTGTGCGAAAATGGACTACTAATCTGCCTATGGTGATTAATGACGTGAAGAAGGTAGCTATATGGAttagaatgtatggcattccccttGAGTTTTGGACACCGAAAGGGCTTAGTTACATTGCTAGTGCAATAGGAAGTCCGCTTTACATGGACTCCGTGACTGAAGAAGGGACAAGATTGGAGTATGCTAGAGTTTGCATTGAGATAGAGGTGGACTCGGGATGTCCCGATTCCATTAGCCTAGCTTTGCCAAATGGAGAATTGATGGTAATCAAGGTGGAGTATGcttggaaacctataaaatgcaatggTTGTCAATGCTTTGGTCATTCCATAGCAAATTGCTCACTAGCACCCAAACAAGGTAATAACATAATCTCACGGAATACCTTGAAGGAGGGGGATGGGTTTGTGGTACCGAAGAAAATGCATGGGAAAGACAAAATGGTGCTAACACCAAAAGGCTATGACAAGAAATCCAAGGACAAAGGGGTGGAAATGGGGAAAACTACGGGAATTAGTTTACAAGCTCAAAAGAGTAATAGATTTTCTGCCTTGACTATTAAGGAGCCTCATGAGCTGGAAAAGGAGAAGACAATGCCGAATCAAGAAGTAAACTATGAGGCCAACGTAAATGAAGCCAAAAAGGAAGGAAAGAGGTGCGGAGGCGAAGCTAGCAcatcaaaagaacattttcCCCCCTTGGTGGAAAGTGTGAGTGCTCGGGAGAGTGAAGAAGGGGCCACAAACACAATTCAGCATCTGAGTAGTTTGGAGGACATGGATCAAGAAGCATCTCCGGTAATGGCACCATTTGGAGGGAAACTTaaagtggatgagatggattttaGGAAGTAG